DNA sequence from the Paenibacillus physcomitrellae genome:
TGCTCCTGCTGGCCGCTTGCGGCAATAAGGAGTCCGGCGGCAATGCAGGTTCAGCGGCATCAGGTGCTCTGGATAAAATCAAGGAACGCGGAAAGCTGATCGTCGGCGTCAAATACGACACCAAGCTGTTTGGCCTGAAGGACCCGGCTAGCGGCAATGTAGAGGGGTTTGACGTTGACATTTCCAAGGCGATTGCCAAACACATTCTCGGTGACGAAAATGCGATTGAGCTGAAGGAGGTCACCTCCAAGACGCGGATTCCAATGCTGAACAATGGCGAAATCGATATGATTGTGGCCACGATGACGATTACGGAGGAACGCAAGAAGGAAGCGGATTTCTCGGACGTGTATTTCCAGGCCGGTCAATCGCTGCTGGTGAAGAAAGGCAGCCCGATTCACGGGATCGAGGACGTAACTTCCAGCACGACCGTGCTGGGAACCAAAGGTTCAACTTCTGTCAAGAACATCCGCGACAAAGTATCCGGCGTCAAAGTGCTGGAGTTCGACAACTATCAGGATGCGTTTAACGCATTGAAATCCGGCCAAGGCGATGCCTTGACGACGGATGATGCCATTCTTTACGGCATGGCCGCCCAGGATTCGAATTACGAGGTCGTGGGCAAGCCGTTCACCGATGAACCTTACGGCATCGCGGTGCAGAAGGGGAACTCCGATATCGTGCAGGCTGTCAACGATACACTCAAAGAGCTGCATGACAGCGGGGAATATGATGAAATTTACGAAAAATGGATTGGCAAAAAGCCTGCCGAATAAACCGGCTCCTGCATAGAAACGAAAGGATGGAATGGCAGTCCGCCTTGCCATCCTTTCGTGTTATCGGAGCGGAACGGATCTTGTTCCGCCATTCGGGAAGGAGATGAGTCAATGGATTTTACGATATTAACCGATTATTTCGGCGATTACATGGAAGGCTTTCGCGGGACGCTGCTATCCAGCCTGCTGGCGCTTGTCGGCAGCTTTGCATTAGGAGCGTTGATTGCCGTATTCCGGATTGGCCCTTTACGGGCTTTGCGCTGGCTGGGGACGGGATATGTGGAATTTATCCGCAATATCCCGCTGCTGCTGGTGGTATACGTTTTTTATTATGGCCCTGCGGCCTTCGGCATCCCGCTGGACGGTTTCACGGCCGGGACGATCGGGCTTGCGGTTTACACTTCCTCTTTTATCGCTGAAGCGATCCGTGCAGGCATCATGGCGATCCCCAAAGGCCAGACCGAGGCTGCGCGTTCATCGGGTTTGACCTACGGGCAGACGATGGTTCACATTATTTTGCCTCAAGCGATCAGGCTGGTTATCCCGCCGCTTGGCAACCAGTTTATCAATCTGATCAAAAATTCGTCCGTACTGACGATCGTCGCCGGGCTGGACCTGATGTATTTTGCCGATATTGTCAATTCGGATACGTTCCGCACGTTTGACACTTATATCTTTGTTGCGCTGTTCTACCTGGTGCTGACTCTGCCGCTAAGTTATGGGGTCCGGGTTTGGGAGCGGCGGCTGCAGCGTAAATATTGAATGGAAGACGTTAGCTATGAAGGTTAAGCAGCTTAGATGAAGGGAGGATGATGAGATTGGATTTTGCAGGAGCTTACAGTGCGGATAATTTACGGTTTCTGTCAGATGGATTGTGGATGACGCTGATCGTCGCCGGAGCTTCGATTGTGCTCAGCTTTCTGATCGGCTGCGTGATAGGCGTCATCCGTTATGTGAAGCTTCCGGTATTATCGCCGGTACTGTTCGTCGTCGTAGAGCTGATCCGGAATTTGCCGCTGCTTCTGATTATTTTTTTTATCCGGTTTGCCTTGCCGGAGGTAGGCGTTAAGCTCGGTCTGGTTACGGCCGCCATTGCAGCATTGACGATATTTGAAGCGGCCATGATTTCCGAAATTGTACGGGGAGGGTTAACCTCCATCGACAAAGGTCAAATCGAAGCGGCGCGTTCATCGGGGCTGAGCGCCTTTCAGGCATTATGGCATATCGTACTGCCTCAAGGGCTGCGGCGAATGGTGCCTCCCCTGGTCAGCCAATTTATTTCGCTGCTTAAGGATACATCGCTGGCAGTCGTGATTTCTCTGCCGGAACTCATGCACCATGCCGGTATTGTGATTGGACACGGTTACAGCTATACAATTCCGATTTTGCTGCTCGTAGCGTTGATTTATTTTACGGTCAATTTTGTGCTGTCGCTGGTTTCCAGAAGGCTGGAGGCCCGGCATGTATAGGCCGGTTCAAGAAGAAGCGAACAGGCTGGTTAACATATAACTGACATGTGATGAAATGGTAAGGATAGGCGCTGTCTCCGAAATATGGTACGATAAGGAGCAAAAATATCAACATTCTCTCACGGGAGTCAGGTGAGCTTATGGGGACAGCTTTTTTCAGCATCAAAGATTTTGGAGGGTTGCGTGGAACACGCAAAAGGCACGAAAGGGTTCTCGATCAAAGCCCGGCATTATGGGGGAGTTTTAAATCCGTTTATGTTCAAATTGCCGTTGTCGCGTTAGGTACGGCGCTTGCCGGAGAGCTGAAGATCAACCCTTTTGATGGAGATATTTTCAGGATCGGCCTTGGCAGCAGCGCTTTTTTGCTGTTTCTGCTGCTGCTCAGACGTTTGCCTTATATCTTGACCGGAGCGGTGACCGGAGCGGTTGTGCTGATGTTTCGCATGGGGCTGGATCAGGCTTTGGGCCATGATCTGACACCGATTGCCAGTGCCACCCGCCACTGCTCGGCTGCCGTATATTATCTGGTGTTTGCGGTGGGAATGAGCGTTATCAAGCCGCGGCTTGACCGGTTTTATCCCTTAGTGCTGGGGGCGGTGACGGCGGTCGTCGATCTGATGTCCAATGAAGCGGAGCTGCTGACCCGGCTGCTCGTTACCGGCACAACAACGTTTGAACTAAATGAATGGACTTTCCTTATGGCGATTGCGATGCTCCGCACGTATTTTGTCACCGGAATTTACAGCAGCATCGCCATCAGCCGGATGCGCATCGTGCAGGAGGAGCAGAACCGCAGGATCGAGCAGATGCTCAGTGTCAGTTCGGGACTGTACGGCGAGGTTTTTTACCTCAAGAAATCGATAGGCACACTGGAAAATGTAACGCTCGGCAGCTATGAGCTGTACCGGCGTCTAGCGGACGAAGGGCTTCAGGAGCACAAGCAGAAGGTGCTTGGCCTTACGCAGCAAATTCATGAGGTGAAGAAGGATTCACAGCGTATTTTGGCCGGGTTGATCAAGCTGACGGACCGCGAGGTTCCGGGCGATATGCCACTTTCTAGCCTGCTCCAGTATACGGTCAGAAGCAATCAGCAGTATGCGGAGATGCTGGGAAAAAGTATTATTTTTACGCAAAAAATGTCCTGTGATTACGTCACCTCCAGCTACATCCCCCTGCTTACGCTGCTTGGCAATTTAACGGCAAACGCAGTTGAAGCGATCCGTACTAAAGGACAAATTCATCTTGAGGTTCGTGAACAGGGGGAGCTGACGTTTCTGTTGGTCAGTGACAGCGGAGGCGGAATCCCGCCGGAAGATCGGGAGCTGCTGTTTGAACCGGGGTTTACGACCAAATTTGATGACGAAGGTATTGCGGCAACGGGAATTGGCCTTTCCCATGTCCGTGATATAGCGGAGCGGCTCGAAGGAGAAATTACGATTGGTACGGCACCAGGACTTGGCGGAGCCTGGTTTCAGGTTCGGATTCCAACGGAGAAACTGCGAGCAAGCACGCCTTCTGATCCAAATAGCATGCAAGAATCCTCGTTTGAAAGGCTGCTTGTTTAACATAGGCTTCTTACAATAACCTCTTTCTATTCCATCCCCACTTTGAGGAGGTCTAAAGATGTCCCTTTCTTTCTGTATCGTTGATGATGATGCCAGTGCCCGAAGAATGCTGCAATATATTATTGAGGAAAGCAGTCTGGGAG
Encoded proteins:
- a CDS encoding glutamate ABC transporter substrate-binding protein gives rise to the protein MKNRLKKRWLPLGIAAVCAMLLLAACGNKESGGNAGSAASGALDKIKERGKLIVGVKYDTKLFGLKDPASGNVEGFDVDISKAIAKHILGDENAIELKEVTSKTRIPMLNNGEIDMIVATMTITEERKKEADFSDVYFQAGQSLLVKKGSPIHGIEDVTSSTTVLGTKGSTSVKNIRDKVSGVKVLEFDNYQDAFNALKSGQGDALTTDDAILYGMAAQDSNYEVVGKPFTDEPYGIAVQKGNSDIVQAVNDTLKELHDSGEYDEIYEKWIGKKPAE
- a CDS encoding amino acid ABC transporter permease, whose amino-acid sequence is MDFTILTDYFGDYMEGFRGTLLSSLLALVGSFALGALIAVFRIGPLRALRWLGTGYVEFIRNIPLLLVVYVFYYGPAAFGIPLDGFTAGTIGLAVYTSSFIAEAIRAGIMAIPKGQTEAARSSGLTYGQTMVHIILPQAIRLVIPPLGNQFINLIKNSSVLTIVAGLDLMYFADIVNSDTFRTFDTYIFVALFYLVLTLPLSYGVRVWERRLQRKY
- a CDS encoding amino acid ABC transporter permease, whose translation is MDFAGAYSADNLRFLSDGLWMTLIVAGASIVLSFLIGCVIGVIRYVKLPVLSPVLFVVVELIRNLPLLLIIFFIRFALPEVGVKLGLVTAAIAALTIFEAAMISEIVRGGLTSIDKGQIEAARSSGLSAFQALWHIVLPQGLRRMVPPLVSQFISLLKDTSLAVVISLPELMHHAGIVIGHGYSYTIPILLLVALIYFTVNFVLSLVSRRLEARHV
- a CDS encoding sensor histidine kinase; this translates as MGTAFFSIKDFGGLRGTRKRHERVLDQSPALWGSFKSVYVQIAVVALGTALAGELKINPFDGDIFRIGLGSSAFLLFLLLLRRLPYILTGAVTGAVVLMFRMGLDQALGHDLTPIASATRHCSAAVYYLVFAVGMSVIKPRLDRFYPLVLGAVTAVVDLMSNEAELLTRLLVTGTTTFELNEWTFLMAIAMLRTYFVTGIYSSIAISRMRIVQEEQNRRIEQMLSVSSGLYGEVFYLKKSIGTLENVTLGSYELYRRLADEGLQEHKQKVLGLTQQIHEVKKDSQRILAGLIKLTDREVPGDMPLSSLLQYTVRSNQQYAEMLGKSIIFTQKMSCDYVTSSYIPLLTLLGNLTANAVEAIRTKGQIHLEVREQGELTFLLVSDSGGGIPPEDRELLFEPGFTTKFDDEGIAATGIGLSHVRDIAERLEGEITIGTAPGLGGAWFQVRIPTEKLRASTPSDPNSMQESSFERLLV